The following are encoded together in the Dama dama isolate Ldn47 chromosome 29, ASM3311817v1, whole genome shotgun sequence genome:
- the GBA2 gene encoding non-lysosomal glucosylceramidase has protein sequence MGTGVPASEQTSCAKGDPQASCPENGTEAVQVTDCPIPEDSQPQHEQGYSSPEDSGQLMASYEGKAKGYQVPPFGWRICLAHEFAEKRKPFNANDISLSNLMKHLGMGLRYLQWWYRKTQVEKKKPFIDLINSVPLRQIYGCPLGGIGGGTITRGWRGQFCRWQLNPGMYQHQTVVANQFTVCLRRRGQTVYQQVLSVERPSALRSWNWGLCGYFAFYHALYPRAWTVYQLPGQNVTLTCRQVTPILPHDYQDSSLPVGVFVWDVENEGDEALEVSIMFSMRNGLGGEDDAAGGLWNEPFCLERDGETVQGLLLHHPAPPNPYTMAVAARLSADTTVTHLTAFDPDSAGQQVWQDLLLDGQLDSLTGKSLPSQKGVGIAGAVCVSCKLPPRGRHCLEFSLAWDMPRIMFGAKGQVYYRRYTRFFGPDGDAAPALSHYALSHYADWEEKISAWQSPVLEDRSLPAWYKSALFNELYFLADGGTVWLEVPEDCLPEELAGGMGQLRPLLQEYGRFAYLEGQEYRMYNTYDVHFYASFALVMLWPKLELSLQYDMALATLREDLTQRRFLMSGITAPVKRRNVIPHDVGDPDDEPWLRVNAYEIHDTGDWKDLNLKFVLQVYRDYHLTGDQCFLRDMWPVCLAVMESEMKFDKDHDGLIENGGYADQTYDGWVTTGPSAYCGGLWLAAVAVMVQMAALCGAQEARNKFSSILSRGQEAYDRLLWNGRYYNYDCSSQPQSYSIMSDQCAGQWFLRASGLGEGDTEVFPTQQVVRALQTIFEFNVQAFAGGVMGAVNGMQPHGVPDTSSVQSDEVWVGVVYGLAATMIQEGLTWEGFRTAEGCYRTVWERLGLAFQTPEAYCQRRVFRSLAYMRPLSIWAMQLALQQRQQQQKASGPVSRQGTGPCTRPRHGPEAATAKPNPE, from the exons ATGGGAACCGGAGTCCCAGCCTCGGAGCAGACCAGCTGTGCCAAAGGGGATCCACAGGCTTCTTGCCCTGAAAATGGCACGGAGGCTGTGCAGGTTACAGACTGTCCGATCCCTGAGGACAGTCAACCCCAGCATGAACAGGGTTACAGCAGTCCGGAGGACTCCGGGCAGCTGATGGCTTCCTACGAGGGGAAAGCTAAGGGCTACCAGGTGCCTCCCTTTGGCTGGCGCATCTGCCTGGCTCACGAGTTTGCAGAGAAGAGGAAACCCTTTAATGCCAACGACATCTCGCTGAGCAACCTGATGAAGCACTTGGGCATGGGCTTGAG GTACTTGCAGTGGTGGTACCGGAAGACCCAGGTGGAAAAGAAGAAACCTTTCATCGACCTCATCAACTCTGTGCCCCTGAGACAGATCTATG GTTGTCCTTTGGGCGGCATTGGGGGAGGCACTATCACCAGAGGCTGGAGAGGCCAGTTCTGTCGTTGGCAGCTTAATCCTGGAATGTACCAGCACCAGACAGTCGTTGCTAACCAA TTCACAGTGTGTTTGCGCCGGAGGGGACAGACGGTGTACCAGCAAGTCCTGTCGGTGGAGCGCCCGAGTGCCCTGCGCAGCTGGAACTGGGGTCTGTGTGGGTACTTTGCATTCTACCACGCCCTCTATCCCAGAGCCTGGACTGTCTATCAGCTGCCTGGCCAGAACGTCACCCTCACCTGCCGCCAGGTCACACCCATCTTGCCCCATGACTACCAG GACAGCAGCCTGCCTGTAGGAGTCTTTGTGTGGGATGTGGAAAATGAAGGGGATGAAGCCCTGGAAGTGTCCATCATGTTCTCCATGCGGAACGGACTTGGTGGTGAAGATGATGCCGCCGGGGGGCTGTGGAATGAGCCCTTCTGTCTGGAGCGTGATGGGGAGACTGTACAGGGGCTGCTGCTGCATCATCCAGCCCCCCCGAATCCCTACACCATGGCTGTGGCTGCGCGACTCTCG GCAGACACAACGGTAACCCACCTCACAGCCTTTGACCCTGACAGCGCTGGGCAGCAGGTGTGGCAGGATCTACTTCTGGATGGACAGCTGGACTCCCTCACTG GAAAAAGCCTCCCTTCGCAGAAAGGAGTGGGCATCGCTGGGGCTGTGTGTGTTTCATGCAAGCTGCCACCACGAGGCCGGCACTGCTTAGAGTTCTCACTGGCTTGGGACATGCCCAGAATCATGTTTGGAGCAAAGGGCCAGGTCTACTACAG GCGGTACACGAGGTTCTTTGGCCCAGACGGTGATGCAGCGCCCGCCCTCAGCCACTATGCCCTGAGCCACTATGCCGACTGGGAAGAGAAGATCTCGGCCTGGCAGAGCCCGGTACTGGAGGACAG aTCCTTGCCTGCCTGGTACAAATCTGCACTGTTCAATGAGCTCTACTTCCTGGCTGACGGGGGCACAGTATGGCTGGAAGTTCCTGAAGACTGCCTGCCAGAGGAGCTGGCGGGCGGCATGGGTCAGCTGCGCCCCCTCCTACAGGAGTATGGCCGGTTTGCCTACCTTGAAG GCCAGGAATACCGCATGTACAACACATACGATGTCCACTTTTATGCTTCCTTCGCTCTCGTCATGCTCTGGCCCAAACTTGAGCTCAGCCTGCAGTATGACATGG CTCTGGCCACTCTCAGGGAGGACCTGACGCAGCGACGGTTCCTGATGAGTGGGATCACAGCACCGGTGAAGCGGAGGAACGTCATCCCCCATGATGTTGGGGACCCAG ATGACGAGCCATGGCTCCGGGTCAATGCATACGAGATCCACGACACTGGGGACTGGAAGGACCTGAACCTGAAGTTCGTGCTGCAGGTTTATCGGGACTATCACCTGACGGGCGACCAGTGCTTCCTGAGGGACATGTGGCCTGTGTGTCTG GCCGTGATGGAGTCTGAAATGAAGTTTGACAAGGACCACGATGGACTCATCGAGAATGGAGGCTATGCAGACCAAACCTATGATGGATGGGTCACCACAGGCCCCAG TGCCTACTGCGGAGGGCTGTGGTTGGCGGCCGTGGCTGTGATGGTCCAGATGGCTGCTCTGTGTGGGGCACAGGAGGCCCGGAATAAGTTTTCTTCCATCCTTAGCCGGGGCCAGGAAGCCTATGATCGGCTGCTGTGGAATG GCCGCTATTACAACTACGACTGCAGCTCGCAGCCTCAGTCCTACAGCATCATGTCTGACCAGTGTGCTGGCCAATGGTTCCTAAGGGCCAGTGGCCTAGGAGAAGGAGACACTGAG GTGTTTCCTACCCAGCAGGTGGTCCGTGCTCTCCAAACGATCTTTGAGTTCAACGTCCAGGCCTTTGCAGGAGGGGTCATGGGGGCTGTGAATGGCATGCAGCCCCATGGTGTTCCTGACACATCCAGCGTCCAGTCTGATGAAGTCTGGGTGGGCGTGGTCTACGGGCTGGCAGCCACCATGATCCAAGAG GGCCTGACTTGGGAGGGCTTCCGGACAGCTGAAGGCTGCTATCGTACCGTGTGGGAGCGCCTGGGCCTGGCCTTCCAGACCCCGGAGGCCTACTGCCAGCGGCGGGTGTTCCGCTCACTGGCCTACATGCGGCCACTGAGCATCTGGGCCATGCAGCTGGCCctgcagcagcggcagcagcagcaaaaggcCTCTGGGCCAGTATCCAGACAGGGCACAGGACCGTGCACCAGGCCCAGACACGGACCAGAGGCAGCCACAGCGAAGCCGAACCCCGAGTGA
- the CREB3 gene encoding cyclic AMP-responsive element-binding protein 3 yields MSHMELALDPGDHDLLGFLLEESGGLGAAPDEASASPPDWELPLSESLSDWDVEDFLSCLPSSPASLNVFSSSNPCLVQHDHTYSLSQEHVSIDLGNESYGKEGAQMTPLRLEEPADQEFSRLILTEEEKRLLEKEGLTLPGMLPLTKVEEQILKRVRRKIRNKKSAQESRRKKKVYVGGLESRVLKYTAQNLELQNKVQLLEEQNLSLLDQLRRLQAMVIQTANKASSGSTCVLVLLFSFCLLLIPAMYSSDARGSLPAEHRVLSRQLRALRSEDPPQLEPPALQSEVPKDSLDRELQAPSNSCCLLHLMPQAPRAEPPLQLPLPDGFSECSCPDSISPLHANLTGEEGWLPTPSPTSVILQGRYSG; encoded by the exons ATGTCTCATATGGAGCTGGCGTTGGACCCCGGTGACCATGACCTGCTAGGCTTCCTGCTAGAGGAAAGCGGTGGTTTGGGTGCGGCGCCCGACGAGGCCTCGGCGTCTCCGCCGGATTGGGAACTGCCACTTTCTGAG TCTCTGAGCGATTGGGACGTGGAGGATTTCCTGAGTTGCCTGCCGAGTTCCCCAGCATCGTTGAACGTTTTCAGCAGCTCTAATCCCTGTCTTGTCCAGCATGACCACACCTATTCTCTCTCACAAGAGCATGTCTCCATAGATCTAG GTAATGAGAGCTATGGAAAAGAGGGGGCTCAGATGACTCCACTGCGTTTGGAGGAGCCGGCAGATCAG GAGTTTTCTAGGCTGATACTGACTGAGGAGGAGAAGAGGCTGTTGGAGAAGGAGGGGCTTACTTTGCCTGGGATGCTTCCGCTCACTAAG GTGGAGGAACAAATTCTGAAACGAGTGCGGAGGAAGATTCGAAACAAAAAGTCTGCTCAAGAGAGCCGCAGGAAGAAGAAGGTGTATGTGGGGGGTTTAGAAAGCAG GGTCCTGAAATACACAGCCCAGAATCTGGAGCTACAGAACAAAGTACAGCTCCTGGAGGAACAGAATCT GTCCCTTTTGGATCAGCTGAGGAGACTGCAGGCCATGGTGATTCAGACAGCAAACAAAGCCAGCAGCGGCAGCACGTGTGTCTTG GTTctgctcttctccttctgtctcctcCTCATACCTGCTATGTACTCCTCGGACGCAAGGGGGAGCCTGCCGGCTGAGCACAGAG TATTGTCCCGTCAGCTTCGGGCCCTTCGCAGTGAGGACCCCCCGCAGCTGGAGCCACCTGCCCTGCAGTCAGAGGTACCAAAGGACAGCTTGGACCGTGAGCTCCAGGCTCCTAGCAACTCTTGCTGCCTCTTGCATCTCATGCCTCAGGCTCCTAGAGCAGAGCCTCCCCTGCAATTGCCCCTGCCTGATGGTTTCTCAGAGTGCTCCTGCCCAGATTCCATATCTCCCCTGCATGCAAATCTCACAGGAGAGGAAGGATGGCTCCCTACTCCCAGCCCCACATCTGTCATCTTGCAGGGCAGATATTCAGGCTAG